The following proteins are encoded in a genomic region of Leifsonia psychrotolerans:
- a CDS encoding ATP-binding protein — protein MSDSPLFYIDGATEGTTQWRAETFQMVNWGGFHGHHSVDLAATATLISGASGTGKSTLLDAYLALMMPSDTPFNGASNDAGSGRARSAEQRNVLTYLRGKTDDTREAETGALHDQVLRGGSEPAWGAIAMTFIDDNRRRFTVLRSYYVPRATNSYSDVSMRMATFDGALNLSDLEDVVAAKFEKRALKARFAGIEVFDTYAAFAQTLYTRLGIGANGEGGKALRLLARIQAGQQVKTVDSLYKSMVLERPATYAAADKAVNHFEDLERSYGAMVTEAQKAQVLERLPELQKQFILANDKADLVDTFGVSRTGDTPLRLWELGTEQRLLRVAGDSNRTDRSRVRAELSAATATENDLKARVAESQRRQRENGGDVLADLRSELALRAEQRDDRVASRARFDERVAVLAQPLGTRTEFAEAQAAAARTLAAFGAAEAHAEERHEALRREQYPLEEQIRTLKKERDFLDGRHSLVPEHLHSARLAIAETAGLTADDLPFVAELIDLAPGEERWRQAAEVTLGSVARILLVDETKLAALGRAIDPLALPVRIHFEGVPLSAVMDAAAGDPGHPLDTDVVSGKLVHKDSPFRAWLRKRLCLPSLDARCVETAAEFGAEGSYVALSGQTRSGSRGAHGMNRDQKPIIGFSSQARQDEIAEELAELTAAAQRLANSAQDLGAELAALRARRDASQSLADAVWELIDVDAAEAQLTDKQGELARVLANSDVLRALQEEELRLTAELDTAQGLRFEAERAARVLAEEQSEIVDREDEVNAQLERLVDEQVVTLSEEQIAHLDAEFEAVGDPTALDGFAAGMKRLRERLAEQSMIERDRAVQAAGAMRNIFDSYQRAWPDPTIGTGLDSYQGYRDILDSVLTLGLHERRQEWKKRLAAWSGQDLVPLAGAFETAIEQIEDRLLPINGILATLPFGAGRDRLQIALRRLHRDDATAFRAELKQLSSGATEQFDDEQTEERFFAAAGLHGRHPQTGRRVEAVVDPRPAARCAPARRGDSRAYDDRWRGAQYLFIARRQEWWRVARTRRVRRRRRAALSAR, from the coding sequence ATGAGTGATTCCCCGCTGTTCTACATCGATGGCGCGACCGAGGGCACCACGCAGTGGCGGGCCGAGACGTTTCAGATGGTCAACTGGGGTGGCTTTCACGGCCACCATTCTGTTGATCTTGCCGCGACGGCGACGCTGATATCGGGTGCATCCGGAACAGGAAAGAGCACACTGCTTGACGCTTACCTCGCCCTGATGATGCCGTCTGACACCCCGTTCAACGGTGCGTCGAACGATGCGGGCTCGGGGCGCGCGCGCAGCGCCGAGCAGCGCAACGTGCTCACCTATCTGCGTGGCAAGACCGACGACACCCGCGAGGCCGAGACGGGCGCACTGCACGACCAGGTCTTGCGTGGCGGAAGCGAACCGGCCTGGGGCGCGATCGCGATGACCTTCATCGACGACAACCGGCGCCGTTTCACCGTGCTGCGCAGCTACTACGTGCCGCGGGCGACGAACAGTTACTCCGACGTCTCGATGCGGATGGCGACGTTCGACGGCGCCTTGAACCTCAGCGATCTCGAAGACGTGGTTGCGGCCAAGTTTGAGAAGCGCGCGCTCAAGGCCCGATTTGCGGGCATTGAGGTGTTCGACACCTACGCTGCATTCGCCCAGACGCTTTATACGCGCCTCGGCATCGGGGCGAACGGTGAGGGCGGCAAGGCGCTGCGTTTGCTCGCGCGCATTCAGGCCGGCCAGCAGGTGAAGACCGTCGACAGCCTGTACAAGTCGATGGTGCTTGAACGCCCAGCCACTTATGCGGCGGCCGACAAGGCCGTCAATCACTTCGAGGACCTCGAGCGGTCCTATGGGGCCATGGTCACCGAGGCGCAGAAGGCCCAGGTGCTGGAACGTCTTCCCGAGCTTCAGAAACAGTTCATTCTGGCCAACGACAAGGCCGACCTGGTCGACACCTTCGGGGTCTCTCGCACGGGTGACACTCCGTTGCGCCTCTGGGAACTCGGCACCGAACAGCGCCTGCTCCGAGTCGCCGGCGACAGCAATCGCACCGACCGCAGCCGTGTTCGGGCGGAACTGAGCGCGGCAACTGCGACCGAGAATGACCTCAAAGCGCGGGTGGCCGAGAGCCAGCGCCGCCAGCGCGAGAACGGCGGCGATGTGCTGGCCGACCTGCGCAGCGAGCTCGCCCTGCGTGCCGAGCAGCGCGACGATCGGGTGGCATCCCGCGCTCGATTCGACGAGCGCGTGGCGGTGCTGGCACAGCCGCTGGGCACGCGCACCGAGTTCGCCGAGGCACAGGCCGCGGCCGCTCGCACCCTGGCTGCATTCGGCGCCGCCGAGGCGCACGCCGAGGAACGCCACGAGGCGCTCCGTCGCGAGCAGTATCCGCTCGAAGAACAGATTCGCACGCTGAAGAAGGAGCGCGACTTTCTCGACGGACGGCACAGCCTGGTTCCCGAGCACCTGCACTCCGCACGCCTCGCGATCGCCGAGACGGCCGGCCTGACCGCCGATGACCTGCCGTTCGTGGCCGAGCTGATCGACCTGGCGCCTGGAGAAGAGCGCTGGCGTCAGGCTGCCGAGGTCACGCTCGGTTCTGTCGCGCGCATCCTTCTGGTCGACGAGACCAAGCTTGCCGCGCTGGGCCGCGCGATCGATCCCCTCGCGCTGCCGGTGCGCATTCATTTCGAGGGCGTACCGCTCAGCGCGGTGATGGATGCCGCGGCGGGCGACCCCGGGCATCCGCTCGATACGGACGTCGTATCGGGCAAGCTCGTGCATAAGGACTCGCCGTTTCGCGCGTGGCTGCGGAAGCGTCTGTGTCTGCCCTCGCTCGACGCACGCTGCGTCGAGACTGCCGCCGAATTCGGCGCGGAGGGCTCGTATGTCGCCCTGAGCGGGCAGACCCGCAGCGGCAGTCGTGGGGCGCACGGCATGAACCGCGACCAGAAGCCGATCATCGGATTCTCGAGCCAGGCCCGCCAAGACGAGATTGCGGAGGAGCTCGCAGAACTCACCGCGGCGGCCCAGCGGCTGGCGAACTCGGCTCAGGATCTCGGCGCGGAGCTTGCCGCATTGCGAGCCCGACGTGACGCAAGCCAGTCGCTGGCGGATGCCGTCTGGGAGTTGATCGACGTCGATGCCGCCGAGGCACAGCTGACTGACAAACAGGGCGAGCTGGCGCGCGTGCTGGCCAACAGCGACGTGTTGCGAGCGCTGCAGGAGGAGGAGCTTCGCCTCACCGCCGAGCTCGACACTGCTCAAGGGCTGCGGTTTGAGGCCGAGCGTGCGGCGCGCGTGCTGGCCGAGGAACAATCTGAGATCGTCGATCGTGAGGACGAGGTGAACGCGCAGCTCGAACGCCTCGTCGACGAGCAGGTAGTCACACTGTCGGAGGAACAGATCGCGCACCTCGACGCCGAATTTGAAGCCGTCGGTGACCCGACCGCTCTCGACGGTTTCGCCGCCGGGATGAAGCGTCTGCGGGAGCGGCTCGCCGAGCAGTCCATGATCGAACGTGATCGTGCCGTGCAAGCTGCCGGGGCGATGCGGAACATCTTCGACTCCTACCAGCGGGCCTGGCCAGATCCCACGATCGGCACCGGGCTCGACTCCTATCAGGGCTACCGCGACATTCTTGATTCGGTGCTCACGCTCGGTTTGCACGAGCGCCGTCAGGAGTGGAAGAAGCGCCTCGCGGCGTGGAGCGGGCAGGATCTCGTTCCGCTTGCGGGGGCGTTCGAGACCGCGATCGAACAGATCGAGGACCGCCTGCTGCCGATCAACGGAATCCTGGCCACGCTGCCGTTCGGCGCCGGCCGGGACCGCCTGCAGATCGCGCTGCGCCGCCTGCACCGCGACGATGCGACGGCGTTCCGCGCCGAACTCAAGCAACTCTCGAGCGGGGCGACCGAGCAGTTCGACGATGAGCAGACCGAGGAACGGTTTTTTGCGGCTGCAGGCCTTCATGGCCGGCATCCGCAAACCGGAAGACGAGTCGAAGCCGTCGTCGACCCGCGACCTGCTGCTCGATGTGCGCCGGCACGTCGAGGTGACAGCCGTGCGTACGACGATCGATGGCGAGGTGCTCAGTACCTATTCATCGCTCGGCGGCAAGAGTGGTGGCGAGTCGCAAGAACTCGTCGCGTTCGTCGTCGGCGCCGCGCTGCGCTTTCAGCTCGGTGA
- a CDS encoding SbcC/MukB-like Walker B domain-containing protein, whose protein sequence is MLSTYSSLGGKSGGESQELVAFVVGAALRFQLGDESRTRPRFAPVFLDEGFVKSDAEFAGRAVAAWKGLGFQLIVGAPLDKVTALEPYMELVLSITKNHAQGYSYITPIADAAGPVDEAAAEDRAAELVPALGD, encoded by the coding sequence GTGCTCAGTACCTATTCATCGCTCGGCGGCAAGAGTGGTGGCGAGTCGCAAGAACTCGTCGCGTTCGTCGTCGGCGCCGCGCTGCGCTTTCAGCTCGGTGACGAGAGTCGCACCCGGCCGCGTTTCGCGCCGGTCTTCCTCGACGAGGGCTTCGTGAAGTCGGATGCCGAGTTCGCCGGCCGCGCGGTCGCCGCGTGGAAGGGACTCGGCTTCCAGCTCATCGTCGGTGCCCCGCTCGACAAGGTCACGGCGCTCGAACCGTACATGGAACTCGTACTGTCGATCACCAAGAACCATGCGCAGGGTTATTCGTACATCACGCCGATAGCGGATGCGGCGGGGCCGGTTGACGAAGCAGCAGCAGAGGACCGAGCTGCCGAGCTCGTGCCCGCTCTCGGTGATTGA
- a CDS encoding TM2 domain-containing protein — protein sequence MTVLNTTPPPADVPASIPATQQEQTIPFNPPAYAPGAAASAPASVSAEPVSQKSFVTTWLLAWLVGGLGADRFYLGKIGTGVLKLVTFGGFGVWVLIDLILVLTGSQRDKQGLKLAGFDQHKKIAWIVTAAVIVLGAITGAVNGANASKSAVDGLNSGSAVVQQPVAEAPAPVVEKPAAEKPAEKPAPKANATQAWADKTFGTFAPVTQTGTGDNLITLPAGATAGIVTATYDGSANFALSVLDASNASTGELLVNTIGAYSGTTVYGFNALGDGTTIQVMADGNWSLTLSPISAAPSLAGAGAGDAVFLYNGKAGKLTATHDGSANFVVMEETGKAFNFGLLVNEIGAYSGTVPLSAGPSALSVKADGNWTLLAE from the coding sequence ATGACCGTTCTCAACACGACTCCCCCGCCGGCCGACGTGCCGGCATCCATTCCCGCGACTCAGCAGGAGCAGACCATTCCGTTCAACCCACCCGCCTACGCGCCGGGCGCTGCGGCATCCGCCCCCGCATCCGTCTCAGCTGAGCCCGTGTCGCAGAAGTCGTTCGTCACGACCTGGCTGCTCGCCTGGCTGGTCGGCGGACTGGGCGCCGACCGGTTCTATCTGGGCAAGATCGGCACCGGCGTGCTTAAACTCGTCACCTTCGGCGGGTTCGGCGTGTGGGTTCTCATCGACCTCATCCTCGTGCTGACCGGGAGCCAGCGTGACAAGCAGGGTCTGAAGCTCGCCGGGTTTGACCAGCACAAGAAGATCGCCTGGATCGTGACCGCTGCCGTGATCGTGCTTGGCGCCATCACCGGTGCCGTGAACGGAGCCAACGCATCAAAAAGTGCTGTCGATGGCCTCAACTCGGGGAGCGCCGTGGTGCAGCAGCCGGTTGCCGAGGCCCCGGCCCCGGTTGTCGAGAAACCCGCGGCAGAGAAACCGGCAGAAAAGCCCGCACCGAAGGCCAACGCCACCCAGGCCTGGGCCGACAAGACGTTCGGCACGTTTGCTCCGGTGACCCAGACCGGCACCGGCGACAACCTGATCACGCTGCCTGCCGGGGCAACCGCCGGAATTGTCACCGCGACGTATGACGGCTCGGCGAACTTCGCCCTCTCGGTGCTCGACGCCTCGAACGCGTCGACCGGTGAGCTGCTGGTCAACACCATCGGCGCCTACTCGGGCACCACCGTCTACGGCTTCAACGCGCTGGGCGACGGCACGACAATTCAGGTCATGGCGGACGGCAACTGGAGCCTGACACTCTCGCCTATCTCGGCCGCACCTTCCCTGGCTGGCGCTGGCGCTGGCGACGCCGTGTTCCTCTATAACGGCAAGGCAGGAAAGCTCACCGCGACGCACGATGGATCGGCCAACTTCGTCGTCATGGAGGAGACCGGCAAGGCCTTCAACTTCGGACTGCTCGTGAACGAGATCGGTGCCTACTCCGGAACAGTGCCGCTTTCCGCCGGCCCCTCGGCGCTCAGCGTCAAGGCCGACGGCAACTGGACGCTGCTGGCCGAGTAG
- a CDS encoding type I restriction-modification system subunit M codes for MPPKTKVAAAPSTMKELKDTLWKAADKLRGSMDASQYKDVILGLVFLKYVSDAFDERREQIRAELEGDGLNDDQIAQLIDDVDEYTGRGVFWVGARARWTYLAENAKGLPAVGGEAPKSIGLLIDEAMDLLMTDNASLAATLPRIYNKDNLDQRRLGELLDLLNSARFTGHGATKARDILGEVYEYFLEKFAHAEGKRGGEFYTPAGVVRVLVEVLEPTHGRVYDPACGSGGMFVQTEKFLESHNKEGSNISVYGQELNERTWRMAKMNLAIHGLNGNLSSRWGDTFARDQHPDMQADFIMANPPFNIKDWARSENDPRWKYGVPPAGNANYAWIQHIISKLAPGGSAGVVMANGSMSSNSGGEGDIRAQLVEADLVSCMIALPTQLFRSTGIPVCTWFFAKDKTAGAHGSIDRTGQVLFIDARNLGHMVDRAERALSDEDIAKIAGTFHAWRGTTPLVEQTPLVEPTPLVEPTPLVEPVETPHPTPPVEQTAPVEQSPPVEQSPPVEHTPLVELVETPRPTLNYVDEPGFCYSATLSEIKAADYALTPGRYVGAAEIEDDGEPIEEKIARLSAELFTQFDESERLAAVVREQLGRVS; via the coding sequence GTGCCTCCGAAAACCAAGGTTGCCGCTGCGCCCTCCACCATGAAGGAGCTGAAGGACACGCTCTGGAAGGCCGCCGACAAGCTGCGCGGCTCGATGGACGCCTCTCAGTACAAAGACGTCATCCTGGGGCTGGTGTTCCTCAAGTACGTCTCGGATGCCTTCGACGAGCGCCGCGAACAGATTCGCGCCGAGCTGGAAGGCGATGGCCTGAACGACGACCAGATCGCCCAGCTCATTGATGATGTCGACGAGTACACCGGTCGTGGAGTGTTCTGGGTGGGGGCCCGTGCCCGCTGGACCTACCTGGCCGAGAACGCCAAGGGCCTGCCTGCCGTTGGCGGAGAGGCACCGAAGTCGATCGGCCTGCTCATCGACGAGGCAATGGACCTGCTGATGACCGACAACGCGTCGCTCGCCGCCACGCTGCCGCGCATCTACAACAAAGACAACCTCGACCAGCGTCGTCTCGGCGAGTTGCTCGATCTGCTCAACTCCGCTCGCTTCACCGGGCACGGCGCCACGAAGGCCCGCGACATTCTCGGCGAGGTCTACGAGTACTTCCTCGAGAAGTTCGCACACGCCGAGGGCAAGCGCGGTGGCGAGTTCTATACGCCGGCCGGTGTGGTGCGCGTGCTCGTCGAGGTGCTCGAGCCCACCCATGGGCGTGTCTATGACCCGGCCTGTGGTTCGGGCGGCATGTTCGTGCAGACCGAGAAGTTTCTCGAGTCGCACAACAAGGAGGGATCGAACATCTCCGTCTACGGGCAGGAGCTCAACGAGCGCACCTGGCGCATGGCCAAGATGAACCTGGCCATCCACGGCCTGAACGGCAACCTGTCCAGCCGCTGGGGCGACACGTTTGCGCGGGACCAGCACCCCGACATGCAGGCCGACTTCATCATGGCCAACCCGCCTTTCAACATCAAAGACTGGGCGCGCAGCGAGAACGACCCACGCTGGAAGTACGGCGTTCCGCCGGCCGGCAACGCCAACTATGCCTGGATCCAGCACATCATCTCGAAGCTCGCCCCCGGCGGCAGCGCCGGTGTGGTGATGGCGAACGGCTCGATGTCGTCAAACTCGGGCGGTGAGGGCGACATTCGCGCGCAGCTCGTCGAGGCCGACTTGGTCTCGTGCATGATCGCGCTGCCCACGCAGCTATTCCGCTCGACCGGCATCCCGGTCTGCACCTGGTTCTTCGCCAAAGACAAGACGGCCGGAGCCCACGGCAGCATCGACCGTACCGGCCAGGTGCTGTTCATCGACGCCCGCAACCTCGGCCACATGGTAGACAGGGCCGAGCGAGCCCTGTCTGACGAAGACATCGCCAAGATCGCGGGTACCTTCCATGCCTGGCGTGGCACCACCCCGTTGGTCGAGCAAACCCCGTTGGTCGAGCCCACCCCGTTGGTCGAGCCCACCCCGTTGGTCGAGCCTGTCGAGACCCCGCACCCCACCCCGCCGGTCGAGCAAACCGCGCCGGTCGAGCAATCCCCGCCGGTCGAGCAATCCCCGCCGGTCGAGCACACTCCGTTGGTCGAGCTTGTCGAGACCCCGCGACCCACCCTCAACTACGTCGACGAACCCGGCTTCTGTTACTCCGCAACCCTCTCCGAAATCAAAGCCGCAGACTACGCCCTCACTCCCGGCCGCTACGTAGGAGCGGCCGAAATCGAAGACGACGGCGAGCCGATCGAGGAGAAGATCGCGAGGTTGTCTGCCGAGCTCTTCACCCAGTTCGACGAGTCGGAGCGCCTCGCGGCGGTTGTGCGCGAGCAGCTGGGGAGGGTGTCGTGA
- a CDS encoding restriction endonuclease subunit S produces MSEWQLGSVSGIIELQRGHDLPSQERTDGDVPIIGSFGITGSHDTAKYSGPGVAIGRSGAAIGTATYVSGPYWPLNTCLFVKDFKGNDERWVFHILDSMDFTAFNSGSAQPSLNRNFLRDIPVSIPPIGEQRAIAEVLGALDDKIAANTKLAATLEALLAADVEAHWLGLEAAAGNSPDISILQMFEVNPAIPRPREPNALYLDMKKLPESGSGISEWDYRPAQGGVRFMQSDSLIARITPCLQNRKTGFVDFLEPDQIGVGSTEFIVLRSRPGIPKQLSYFLATDPTFRDFAIRHMVGTSGRQRVSAADISTYTLPAPDSGWLAQFARLAADRFSYMKSMRDENRTLAATRDALLPLLMSGKLRVRDAEKVLGEVL; encoded by the coding sequence GTGAGCGAGTGGCAGCTGGGCTCGGTGTCTGGGATCATCGAGCTTCAACGTGGCCATGACCTGCCAAGCCAGGAACGCACCGATGGCGATGTTCCAATCATTGGTTCTTTCGGCATAACCGGGAGTCATGACACCGCGAAATACTCGGGTCCGGGCGTCGCAATTGGGAGAAGCGGTGCCGCAATTGGAACCGCGACTTATGTGAGCGGGCCCTATTGGCCGCTTAATACGTGTCTCTTTGTTAAGGATTTCAAAGGGAACGATGAACGCTGGGTGTTCCACATACTTGATTCGATGGATTTCACCGCATTCAATTCAGGGAGCGCTCAACCGTCGCTCAACCGAAATTTCCTTCGTGACATTCCTGTTTCCATTCCTCCAATCGGTGAGCAGCGCGCAATCGCAGAGGTGCTGGGTGCGCTCGACGACAAGATCGCTGCCAATACCAAACTCGCCGCTACGTTGGAGGCGTTGCTCGCGGCAGATGTCGAAGCCCACTGGCTCGGATTAGAAGCCGCAGCAGGTAACTCACCTGACATCTCGATCCTTCAGATGTTTGAAGTGAACCCCGCAATCCCGCGGCCGCGGGAGCCCAACGCACTCTACTTGGACATGAAGAAGCTCCCCGAGTCGGGGAGTGGCATCAGCGAATGGGACTATCGGCCAGCGCAGGGCGGTGTGCGATTCATGCAAAGCGATTCACTCATAGCGCGTATTACGCCGTGCCTGCAAAATAGGAAAACCGGGTTTGTTGATTTTCTAGAGCCTGATCAAATTGGCGTCGGCTCCACCGAGTTCATCGTTCTTCGATCACGGCCGGGAATTCCCAAACAGCTGTCCTATTTCCTGGCTACTGACCCGACGTTTCGCGACTTCGCGATTCGGCACATGGTCGGTACGTCAGGTCGACAAAGGGTCTCAGCTGCGGATATTTCGACCTACACGCTCCCTGCACCGGATTCAGGCTGGCTCGCGCAGTTTGCGCGACTGGCAGCGGATCGGTTCAGCTACATGAAGTCGATGCGCGATGAAAACCGCACCCTCGCCGCGACCCGCGACGCCCTCCTCCCTCTGCTCATGTCGGGCAAGCTGCGGGTGCGTGACGCCGAAAAGGTGCTGGGCGAGGTGCTGTAA
- a CDS encoding 5'-nucleotidase, producing the protein MPYDLQNRLVVGVASSALFDLTESDAYFNEHGEEPYRIYQHEHIDDQLQPGVAFPFIKRLLGLNDLREASDPLVEVIVLSKNDPSTGLRVMRSIEAHGLAITRAIFTQGRSPYEYIEALSMSLFLSANEADVKGALERGLPAGMVMASASVDEEDGGALRIAFDFDGVIADDGSERVFQGPGGLGAFQAHEVANSGVPLSPGPLREFLRDLNLIQRIEQARRDKDASYELRLRISIVTARNAPAHERAIQTLQDWGVTVNDAFFLGGIDKGTILRVMKPHIFFDDQKNHLDSTSAYAASVHIPYGIANEARRVPEPELSDVAATVDA; encoded by the coding sequence ATGCCGTACGACCTGCAGAATCGGCTTGTCGTGGGCGTCGCATCCAGCGCACTGTTCGATCTGACCGAGTCGGATGCCTACTTCAACGAGCATGGCGAAGAGCCGTACCGGATCTATCAGCACGAACACATCGATGATCAGCTGCAGCCGGGCGTCGCGTTTCCGTTCATCAAGCGGCTCCTGGGGCTGAACGACCTGCGCGAGGCCAGCGATCCTCTGGTCGAGGTGATCGTGCTGTCGAAAAACGATCCGTCGACCGGTCTGCGGGTGATGCGCTCGATCGAGGCGCACGGCCTGGCCATCACCCGCGCCATCTTTACGCAGGGGCGCTCGCCCTACGAGTACATCGAGGCGCTGAGCATGTCGCTCTTCCTCTCGGCCAACGAGGCGGATGTGAAGGGAGCGCTCGAACGGGGACTTCCCGCCGGCATGGTGATGGCATCCGCTTCAGTCGACGAGGAGGACGGTGGGGCCCTCCGCATCGCCTTCGACTTCGACGGCGTGATCGCCGATGACGGATCGGAGCGGGTCTTCCAAGGGCCGGGTGGGCTTGGTGCGTTTCAGGCGCATGAGGTTGCCAACAGTGGCGTGCCGCTTTCGCCCGGGCCGCTGCGTGAGTTTCTGCGCGACCTCAACCTGATCCAGAGGATCGAGCAGGCGCGACGCGACAAGGATGCGAGCTACGAGCTCCGTCTGCGCATCTCAATCGTCACGGCCCGAAACGCTCCGGCGCACGAGCGGGCGATCCAGACGCTTCAGGATTGGGGAGTAACGGTCAATGACGCATTCTTCCTGGGCGGAATCGACAAGGGCACGATTCTGCGGGTGATGAAGCCGCACATCTTCTTTGACGATCAGAAGAACCACCTCGACTCGACCTCGGCGTATGCGGCGAGCGTGCACATTCCGTATGGCATTGCCAACGAGGCCCGACGCGTACCCGAACCCGAATTGTCGGACGTGGCAGCTACGGTCGACGCGTAG
- a CDS encoding type II toxin-antitoxin system RelE/ParE family toxin, with protein MSKWFIDLELVETWLDSLDQDSYEQVIAALELLEERGPQLGRPIVDSVTASRHNNMKELRPGSSGRSELRVLFAFDSARNAILLVAGDKSGNWKKWYKLNIPIADRRFDEHLGRLGGRT; from the coding sequence TTGTCGAAGTGGTTCATCGATCTCGAACTGGTCGAAACCTGGCTGGACAGTCTCGACCAGGATTCCTATGAGCAAGTCATCGCGGCGCTGGAGCTGCTTGAGGAGCGCGGCCCACAGCTGGGCCGGCCGATCGTCGACTCCGTCACCGCTTCACGACACAACAACATGAAAGAGCTGCGCCCTGGTTCCAGTGGGCGCTCGGAATTACGAGTCCTGTTTGCTTTCGATTCCGCACGAAACGCGATTCTTCTGGTGGCCGGCGACAAGTCGGGTAACTGGAAGAAATGGTACAAACTAAACATCCCGATCGCCGATAGGCGGTTTGACGAACACCTTGGAAGGCTGGGAGGCAGGACCTGA
- a CDS encoding helix-turn-helix domain-containing protein, translating into MAKTLDEMRAKRPVDAEVVAAHKKRMLEEVRAYRLRELREAHELTQVELASRLQVSQNRVSRIEHGDIEHAQVDTLRKYVEAIGGALRIEVEIGDERFQIA; encoded by the coding sequence ATGGCAAAGACACTCGACGAAATGCGTGCCAAGCGCCCTGTCGACGCTGAGGTCGTTGCAGCGCACAAGAAGCGGATGCTGGAAGAAGTGCGCGCGTATCGACTCCGCGAACTTCGTGAAGCGCACGAGCTCACACAGGTCGAGCTTGCCAGTCGGTTGCAGGTCAGCCAGAACCGGGTCTCGCGTATCGAACATGGTGACATTGAGCATGCGCAGGTCGACACCCTGCGCAAGTACGTCGAGGCGATCGGCGGGGCCTTGCGTATCGAGGTTGAAATCGGGGACGAGCGCTTTCAGATCGCGTAG